In a single window of the Antedon mediterranea chromosome 1, ecAntMedi1.1, whole genome shotgun sequence genome:
- the LOC140044269 gene encoding adhesion G protein-coupled receptor E2-like has product MQSLFLFGIDKTENEIVCKCISILLHFTSLNTFTWMCAEAVYLQSKLSMSSNANFYLLRYYFIFCYGVSFVIVAISVGSFASKFNVDNLCWLSPETGMIWTFVAPAACIALINTAILNYVVLTIYKRSGNMVGKSTGEKTKLKQLRKAAKGTAMLLPLMGTTWLIGPFAVSSDTTFIDYLFNVLNGCQGIFIFVIYGLLDNEINECFKKRFKKNRITTSTVTTQMT; this is encoded by the exons ATGCAATCTCTGTTCTTATTTGGAATCGACAAAACAGAAAATGAg ATTGTTTGTAAATGCATAAGTATTCTTCTTCATTTCACATCACTTAATACATTCACTTGGATGTGCGCAGAAGCAGTATACTTACAGTCTAAGCTTTCTATGTCAAGTAACGCAAACTTCTACCTACTTCGGTATTATTTCATATTCTGTTATGGAGTTTCCTTCGTGATCGTTGCGATTTCTGTTGGATCATTTGCTTCTAAGTTTAATGTCGATAACCT ATGTTGGCTCAGTCCAGAAACAGGAATGATATGGACGTTTGTAGCACCCGCAGCATGTATTGCTTTG attaatACAGCTATTTTGAACTACGTTGTCTTGACAATCTACAAAAGATCTGGAAACATGGTAGGAAAATCAACAGGAGAGAAAACAAAACTCAAACAGTTGAG GAAAGCAGCCAAAGGAACTGCAATGCTTCTACCTTTAATGGGTACCACATGGCTCATTGGACCATTCGCTGTCAGTTCTGATACAACATTTATTGATTACCTATTCAACGTGTTGAACGGATGCCAAGGCATATTTATATTCGTCATCTACGGTCTACTTGATAACGAG ATAAACGAATGTTTTAAGAAGAGGTTTAAGAAAAACCGAATTACTACGTCAACTGTGACAACGCAAATGACTtga
- the LOC140049273 gene encoding uncharacterized protein, with product MERTVYEEETYVGLVVRESKISVNSSLEQDDNQLDFDLKIIAENTGDMLIIASYSNNTMGENEAVNESVDISNLFKANIAFRYFNGMVFSCSVYDFYDQMPLEAKIEFTMTKRISSSVTNKDKWEMFCVFLDETRSTWSDAGMVTTSYSLDQVSCYSEHLTSFSVLMKVTTDNVSVENSETLSLMSTVCV from the exons ATGGAGCGGACAGTTTATGAGGAAGAAACATATG ttGGATTAGTAGTGAGAGAGAGCAAGATATCCGTTAATAGCAGTCTGGAACAGGACGATAATCAGCTGGATTTTGATCTGAAAATTATAGCTGAAAATACAG GTGATATGCTAATTATAGCATCTTACAGTAACAACACAATGGGCGAGAATGAAGCTGTAAATGAAAGTGTTGATATTTCTAATTT ATTTAAAGCAAACATTGCATTTAGATATTTCAACGGAATGGTATTTTCATGTAGCGTTTACGATTTCTATGACCAAATGCCCTTGGAAGCGAAAATAGAATTTACCATGACCAAGCGAATT AGTTCCTCAGTGACTAACAAGGATAAATGGGAGATGTTTTGCGTGTTCTTGGACGAAACACGAAG TACTTGGAGTGATGCTGGCATGGTAACCACGTCGTATTCTCTGGATCAAGTGTCGTGTTATTCTGAACATCTAACGAGTTTTAGCGTGTTAATGAAAGTTACAACAGACAAT GTTTCTGTTGAAAACAGTGAAACTCTAAGCTTAATGTCAACAGTCTGTGTATAA